Proteins encoded within one genomic window of Neodiprion fabricii isolate iyNeoFabr1 chromosome 6, iyNeoFabr1.1, whole genome shotgun sequence:
- the LOC124184579 gene encoding nuclear pore complex protein Nup58-like isoform X2, with protein sequence MSKFGFGTPATGTTTTTFGFGNQKPAPAFSTVTPSFAATSAATGGLSFSTAISGTSTTPNFGFGSTAGTSTTSQASRPFGSGGTAITSVSSGLFSTPIVSAAPTGGLSFGTPAATTGLNFGTSVGTQPTNTLNFASLFGAAPVGGLFGAKPVNSAALTATTNIQGLGGVDVSANKLGLTQGSSSPTAAKENLIPNELTQTIENFKIFIKTQKSFTSDIARGSVRPLNRCAEDTASLMELLTTLAGSVQRDRSLADKLKQDTAKALQNAEIAQRTHDTPAGLQYENNAPLLFFMELADTFEQDLLLFRSQIESTEKHIHTMVTPKTLTPQELTMAMSKLHESLIAVAGKLQGVHAKVQHQKEQYLNLRKYVLKDSSNVFEDSKLNEKMSRISSGKINSGPTPFGPGNKSFLSSTNLNTSRPPNYGTANPLAWGNATSLQTASSISVGASAKPPATGLSFNTPSNLATSLSATDSNFSFQLQKPPTGNKRHKH encoded by the exons ATGTCGAAATTTGGGTTTGGCACTCCTGCTACCGGAACCACGACAACAACCTTTGGATTTGGTAATCAAAA ACCAGCTCCAGCGTTTTCAACAGTCACACCGTCGTTCGCAGCGACGTCAGCTGCAACTGGTGGCTTATCCTTTAGTACAGCCATATCTGGAACATCAACGACTCCGAACTTTGGATTCGGTAGCACAGCCGGTACTTCGACCACTTCGCAAGCCTCAAGGCCTTTCGGCTCTGGAGGAACAGCCATAACAAGTGTATCTTCaggtttattttcaactcCGATTGTCTCGGCAGCCCCGACTGGCGGTCTCAGTTTTGGTACACCCGCTGCTACGACAGGACTGAATTTTGGTACTAGTGTCGGCACTCAACCTACCAACACTTTAAACTTTG CATCTCTTTTTGGTGCTGCACCTGTCGGGGGTTTGTTTGGTGCCAAACCTGTGAATTCAGCCGCCCTAACGGCAACTACTAATATCCAGGGCCTTGGTGGTGTTGATGTTTCTGCTAACAAACTAGGTTTAACTCAAGGAAGTAGTAGCCCAACAGCAGCTAAGGAAAACCTCATACCCAATGAACTTACACAGACTATTGAAAACTTCAA AATATTTATCAAGACCCAGAAGTCATTCACTTCGGACATAGCTCGGGGTTCCGTTAGACCTTTAAATCGCTGCGCCGAAGACACAGCGTCGTTGATGGAACTCCTAACAACTCTCGCTGGTTCGGTACAGCGAGATCGTTCCTTGGCAGACAAATTGAAACAGGACACAGCAAAAGCTTTACAAAATGCAGAAATTGCACAACGAACACACGATACACCAGCAGGACTGCAATATGAGAACAATGCGCCATTGCTGTTCTTTATGGAACTTGCCGATACTTTTGAACAGGATTTATTATTGTTCAGATCTCAGATAGAATCCACTGAAAAACATATACATACCATGGTGACACCAAAGACGTTAACTCCACAGG AACTAACAATGGCGATGAGCAAGCTTCACGAATCATTAATAGCAGTCGCGGGAAAGTTGCAAGGTGTACATGCTAAAGTTCAACATCAAAAAGAACAATATCTCAATTTGAGGAAATACGTTTTAAAAGATAGTTCTAACGTATTTGAAGACAGCAAgttaaacgaaaaaatgaGCAGGATCAGCTCTGGAAAAATCAACAGTGGTCCTACTCCATTTGGTCCAG gaaacaaaagttttttatCCTCAACAAACCTAAATACCAGCAGACCACCAAACTATGGAACAGCGAACCCTTTAG CTTGGGGTAATGCAACGTCATTACAAACAGCCAGTAGTATTTCAGTTGGTGCGTCTGCCAAACCACCAGCAACAGGTTTGAGTTTTAACACACCGTCAAACTTGGCAACTTCCCTATCAGCAACAGACTCCAACTTCAGTTTTCAACTTCAAAAACCACCAACTGGTAACAAGAGACATAAGCATtaa
- the LOC124184579 gene encoding nuclear pore complex protein Nup58-like isoform X3, translated as MSKFGFGTPATGTTTTTFGFGNQKPAPAFSTVTPSFAATSAATGGLSFSTAISGTSTTPNFGFGSTAGTSTTSQASRPFGSGGTAITSVSSGLFSTPIVSAAPTGGLSFGTPAATTGLNFGTSVGTQPTNTLNFGTTTTTGSSLFGAAPVGGLFGAKPVNSAALTATTNIQGLGGVDVSANKLGLTQGSSSPTAAKENLIPNELTQTIENFKIFIKTQKSFTSDIARGSVRPLNRCAEDTASLMELLTTLAGSVQRDRSLADKLKQDTAKALQNAEIAQRTHDTPAGLQYENNAPLLFFMELADTFEQDLLLFRSQIESTEKHIHTMVTPKTLTPQELTMAMSKLHESLIAVAGKLQGVHAKVQHQKEQYLNLRKYVLKDSSNVFEDSKLNEKMSRISSGKINSGPTPFGPGNKSFLSSTNLNTSRPPNYGTANPLGQK; from the exons ATGTCGAAATTTGGGTTTGGCACTCCTGCTACCGGAACCACGACAACAACCTTTGGATTTGGTAATCAAAA ACCAGCTCCAGCGTTTTCAACAGTCACACCGTCGTTCGCAGCGACGTCAGCTGCAACTGGTGGCTTATCCTTTAGTACAGCCATATCTGGAACATCAACGACTCCGAACTTTGGATTCGGTAGCACAGCCGGTACTTCGACCACTTCGCAAGCCTCAAGGCCTTTCGGCTCTGGAGGAACAGCCATAACAAGTGTATCTTCaggtttattttcaactcCGATTGTCTCGGCAGCCCCGACTGGCGGTCTCAGTTTTGGTACACCCGCTGCTACGACAGGACTGAATTTTGGTACTAGTGTCGGCACTCAACCTACCAACACTTTAAACTTTGGTACCACTACAACCACAGGTT CATCTCTTTTTGGTGCTGCACCTGTCGGGGGTTTGTTTGGTGCCAAACCTGTGAATTCAGCCGCCCTAACGGCAACTACTAATATCCAGGGCCTTGGTGGTGTTGATGTTTCTGCTAACAAACTAGGTTTAACTCAAGGAAGTAGTAGCCCAACAGCAGCTAAGGAAAACCTCATACCCAATGAACTTACACAGACTATTGAAAACTTCAA AATATTTATCAAGACCCAGAAGTCATTCACTTCGGACATAGCTCGGGGTTCCGTTAGACCTTTAAATCGCTGCGCCGAAGACACAGCGTCGTTGATGGAACTCCTAACAACTCTCGCTGGTTCGGTACAGCGAGATCGTTCCTTGGCAGACAAATTGAAACAGGACACAGCAAAAGCTTTACAAAATGCAGAAATTGCACAACGAACACACGATACACCAGCAGGACTGCAATATGAGAACAATGCGCCATTGCTGTTCTTTATGGAACTTGCCGATACTTTTGAACAGGATTTATTATTGTTCAGATCTCAGATAGAATCCACTGAAAAACATATACATACCATGGTGACACCAAAGACGTTAACTCCACAGG AACTAACAATGGCGATGAGCAAGCTTCACGAATCATTAATAGCAGTCGCGGGAAAGTTGCAAGGTGTACATGCTAAAGTTCAACATCAAAAAGAACAATATCTCAATTTGAGGAAATACGTTTTAAAAGATAGTTCTAACGTATTTGAAGACAGCAAgttaaacgaaaaaatgaGCAGGATCAGCTCTGGAAAAATCAACAGTGGTCCTACTCCATTTGGTCCAG gaaacaaaagttttttatCCTCAACAAACCTAAATACCAGCAGACCACCAAACTATGGAACAGCGAACCCTTTAG GACAAAAGTAG
- the LOC124184578 gene encoding protein FAM114A2 isoform X2 yields MATSESDDFESADEELDNLSAPAKRVSPRRARAVVDSDSDDTDWTSSKIDPSYGTLGTSDTKRKRASPTFPKHKPSSIQVSLKNLESEGKSDDTVDPKPALSQPPAVSQAGKEAPSESNTSQDLSVPDEKKPEPSNETGKSDGSVLPPKTKDERQATSELSTTASGKDEVEKPVTETVSRPKRERQQRQQKQREPRSLGEKKLGSKITSEDAKPRKVEGAVKSPIVEKCWEELDDILSKPRPDIEQRKSKWDSSWDDPTKPKGADEEIEENIEVPEELKSNKKFKEVFKSDGWGDMDEDVEIPDEMSEEKILPVLDKLSLAGEEQNKNAGWGWGGWGVSSLINTASAGVTSLTNHVSHGLTMLEESIGVPDPEELAKTEESETEGSKTEGVADERSQLEKEPSDTQSQSSFGFGNLMSGVSSITKLVESTSNKVIAGGLDTLETIGKKTMEVLQDGDPGLKKKRAFFTQDSDKPILSQMLREAKDKAETEEKTLEEKQLARKVHFESLFDDYQGLVHLEALEMLSKQCDIKIQQHMINLNADELCSVQETLDEVKELCDLGDDDGDDVHETDLQERLKGACKDLGVTMTYDKLIDTWEQTRAYLSTVISTESVPADREVFQRAISTLAQFTALSVERFHKTAELLLVKERRSTVNEADALVQLTNILAGEVGVIANLFADKLNERVKHSDKPDATNANITTIFLELVVFEVEN; encoded by the exons ATGGCAACGTCAGAAAGTGACGACTTCGAAAGCGCTGACGAGGAATTGGACAACCTTTCGGCGCCAGCTAAGCGCGTTTCTCCACGTAGAGCCCGGGCCGTCGTCGACTCGGATTCGGACGACACGGACTGGACCTCCTCAAAGATTGACCCCTCCTACGGAACCCTGGGCACATCTGACACCAAGAGAAAACGCGCCTCTCCAACCTTCCCAAAACACAAACCAAGCTCTATTCAAGTCAGCTTGAAGAACCTAGAGAGCGAGGGTAAGTCTGACGACACCGTTGACCCGAAACCAGCTCTTAGCCAACCGCCGGCGGTATCGCAAGCTGGGAAAGAAGCGCCGTCGGAATCGAATACGTCCCAAGATTTGTCGGTACCTGATGAGAAGAAGCCAGAGCCTTCGAATGAAACTGGAAAATCAGACGGTTCTGTACTACCGCCAAAAACTAAGGATGAACGTCAAGCCACTTCTGAGTTGTCGACAACTGCCAGCGGGAAGGATGAGGTAGAAAAACCAGTCACAGAAACCGTCAGCAGACCGAAAAGGGAGAGACAGCAGAGACAGCAAAAGCAACGGGAGCCTAGGTCTCTCGGGGAAAAGAAACTGGGGTCTAAGATCACCTCAGAAGATGCAAAGCCCAGAAAAGTTGAAGGGGCGGTAAAGTCTCCTATAGTCGAAAAATGCTGGGAAGAATTGGATGATATTTTGTCAAAACCCCGACCCGACATTGAACAGAGAAAGTCCAAGTGGGACAGCAGTTGGGACGATCCAACGAAACCGAAGGGCGCAGATGAAGAGATAGAAGAGAATATTGAGGTTCCGGAAGAGttgaaatcgaataaaaagttCAAAGAGGTGTTTAAGTCCGACGGCTGGGGAGATATGGATGAGGATGTAGAAATCCCTGATGAAATGTCAGAGGAAAAGATTCTCCCTGTATTAGACAAGCTATCCTTAGCTGGCGAAGAACAGAACAAAAATGCCGGTTGGGGATGGGGTGGATGGGGCGTCAGTTCATTGATAAACACGGCGTCGGCCGGAGTCACTAGCCTAACGAACCATGTGAGTCACGGATTGACGATGCTGGAAGAAAGCATCGGCGTTCCAGACCCTGAAGAATTGGCAAAAACTGAAGAGAGCGAGACCGAAGGTAGCAAGACCGAAGGTGTTGCCGACG AAAGAAGTCAACTGGAAAAAGAGCCGTCTGATACACAATCTCAATCATCATTTGGTTTTGGTAATCTGATGTCCGGTGTTTCTTCTATAACAAAACTTGTCGAATCGACAAGTAACAAAGTAATTGCTGGAGGTTTGGACACGCTGGAAACAATTGGTAAGAAGACAATGGAAGTATTACAAGATGGAGATCCCGGACTCAAGAAGAAAAGAGCTTTCTTCACGCAAGACAGTGACAAGCCTATATTATCACAAATGCTTAGGGAAGCTAAGGACAAAGCagaaacagaagagaaaactttagaagaaaaacaattggCTAGAAAAGTACACTTTGAAAGTCTCTTCGATGACTATCAGGGACTTGTACATTTGGAAGCACTAGAAATGCTGTCTAAACAATGTGATATCAAGATACAGCAGCACATGATCAATTTAAATGCCGACGAGTTGTGCTCTGTTCAAGAGACCTTAGATGAGGTAAAGGAACTGTGTGATTTGGGAGACGACGACGGAGATGATGTACACGAGACTGATCTTCAGGAAAGATTGAAGGGAGCTTGTAAAGACCTTGGAGTGACTATGACTTACGATAAACTTATTGAC ACTTGGGAACAAACAAGGGCCTACCTTTCAACTGTGATTTCTACAGAGTCAGTGCCTGCTGATAGAGAAGTGTTTCAACGTGCCATTTCGACTCTTGCTCAATTCACAGCACTTTCTGTAGAAAGATTTCACAAAACGGCAGAATTACTTCTTGTCAAGGAAAGACGTAGCACTGTAAACGAAGCCGACGCTTTGGTTCAGCTCACCAACATTTTAGCAGGTGAAGTTGGAGTCATTGCTAACCTGTTTGCAGACAAGCTGAATGAGCGTGTTAAACATTCAGACAAACCAGACGCCACAAATGCTAATATCACCACGATTTTCCTCGAG TTGGTGGTTTTTGAAGTTGAAAACTGA
- the LOC124184579 gene encoding nuclear pore complex protein Nup58-like isoform X1, with the protein MSKFGFGTPATGTTTTTFGFGNQKPAPAFSTVTPSFAATSAATGGLSFSTAISGTSTTPNFGFGSTAGTSTTSQASRPFGSGGTAITSVSSGLFSTPIVSAAPTGGLSFGTPAATTGLNFGTSVGTQPTNTLNFGTTTTTGSSLFGAAPVGGLFGAKPVNSAALTATTNIQGLGGVDVSANKLGLTQGSSSPTAAKENLIPNELTQTIENFKIFIKTQKSFTSDIARGSVRPLNRCAEDTASLMELLTTLAGSVQRDRSLADKLKQDTAKALQNAEIAQRTHDTPAGLQYENNAPLLFFMELADTFEQDLLLFRSQIESTEKHIHTMVTPKTLTPQELTMAMSKLHESLIAVAGKLQGVHAKVQHQKEQYLNLRKYVLKDSSNVFEDSKLNEKMSRISSGKINSGPTPFGPGNKSFLSSTNLNTSRPPNYGTANPLAWGNATSLQTASSISVGASAKPPATGLSFNTPSNLATSLSATDSNFSFQLQKPPTGNKRHKH; encoded by the exons ATGTCGAAATTTGGGTTTGGCACTCCTGCTACCGGAACCACGACAACAACCTTTGGATTTGGTAATCAAAA ACCAGCTCCAGCGTTTTCAACAGTCACACCGTCGTTCGCAGCGACGTCAGCTGCAACTGGTGGCTTATCCTTTAGTACAGCCATATCTGGAACATCAACGACTCCGAACTTTGGATTCGGTAGCACAGCCGGTACTTCGACCACTTCGCAAGCCTCAAGGCCTTTCGGCTCTGGAGGAACAGCCATAACAAGTGTATCTTCaggtttattttcaactcCGATTGTCTCGGCAGCCCCGACTGGCGGTCTCAGTTTTGGTACACCCGCTGCTACGACAGGACTGAATTTTGGTACTAGTGTCGGCACTCAACCTACCAACACTTTAAACTTTGGTACCACTACAACCACAGGTT CATCTCTTTTTGGTGCTGCACCTGTCGGGGGTTTGTTTGGTGCCAAACCTGTGAATTCAGCCGCCCTAACGGCAACTACTAATATCCAGGGCCTTGGTGGTGTTGATGTTTCTGCTAACAAACTAGGTTTAACTCAAGGAAGTAGTAGCCCAACAGCAGCTAAGGAAAACCTCATACCCAATGAACTTACACAGACTATTGAAAACTTCAA AATATTTATCAAGACCCAGAAGTCATTCACTTCGGACATAGCTCGGGGTTCCGTTAGACCTTTAAATCGCTGCGCCGAAGACACAGCGTCGTTGATGGAACTCCTAACAACTCTCGCTGGTTCGGTACAGCGAGATCGTTCCTTGGCAGACAAATTGAAACAGGACACAGCAAAAGCTTTACAAAATGCAGAAATTGCACAACGAACACACGATACACCAGCAGGACTGCAATATGAGAACAATGCGCCATTGCTGTTCTTTATGGAACTTGCCGATACTTTTGAACAGGATTTATTATTGTTCAGATCTCAGATAGAATCCACTGAAAAACATATACATACCATGGTGACACCAAAGACGTTAACTCCACAGG AACTAACAATGGCGATGAGCAAGCTTCACGAATCATTAATAGCAGTCGCGGGAAAGTTGCAAGGTGTACATGCTAAAGTTCAACATCAAAAAGAACAATATCTCAATTTGAGGAAATACGTTTTAAAAGATAGTTCTAACGTATTTGAAGACAGCAAgttaaacgaaaaaatgaGCAGGATCAGCTCTGGAAAAATCAACAGTGGTCCTACTCCATTTGGTCCAG gaaacaaaagttttttatCCTCAACAAACCTAAATACCAGCAGACCACCAAACTATGGAACAGCGAACCCTTTAG CTTGGGGTAATGCAACGTCATTACAAACAGCCAGTAGTATTTCAGTTGGTGCGTCTGCCAAACCACCAGCAACAGGTTTGAGTTTTAACACACCGTCAAACTTGGCAACTTCCCTATCAGCAACAGACTCCAACTTCAGTTTTCAACTTCAAAAACCACCAACTGGTAACAAGAGACATAAGCATtaa
- the LOC124184578 gene encoding protein FAM114A2 isoform X1 translates to MATSESDDFESADEELDNLSAPAKRVSPRRARAVVDSDSDDTDWTSSKIDPSYGTLGTSDTKRKRASPTFPKHKPSSIQVSLKNLESEGKSDDTVDPKPALSQPPAVSQAGKEAPSESNTSQDLSVPDEKKPEPSNETGKSDGSVLPPKTKDERQATSELSTTASGKDEVEKPVTETVSRPKRERQQRQQKQREPRSLGEKKLGSKITSEDAKPRKVEGAVKSPIVEKCWEELDDILSKPRPDIEQRKSKWDSSWDDPTKPKGADEEIEENIEVPEELKSNKKFKEVFKSDGWGDMDEDVEIPDEMSEEKILPVLDKLSLAGEEQNKNAGWGWGGWGVSSLINTASAGVTSLTNHVSHGLTMLEESIGVPDPEELAKTEESETEGSKTEGVADERSQLEKEPSDTQSQSSFGFGNLMSGVSSITKLVESTSNKVIAGGLDTLETIGKKTMEVLQDGDPGLKKKRAFFTQDSDKPILSQMLREAKDKAETEEKTLEEKQLARKVHFESLFDDYQGLVHLEALEMLSKQCDIKIQQHMINLNADELCSVQETLDEVKELCDLGDDDGDDVHETDLQERLKGACKDLGVTMTYDKLIDTWEQTRAYLSTVISTESVPADREVFQRAISTLAQFTALSVERFHKTAELLLVKERRSTVNEADALVQLTNILAGEVGVIANLFADKLNERVKHSDKPDATNANITTIFLEAANASSYIQDAFKLLIPVLQVGAT, encoded by the exons ATGGCAACGTCAGAAAGTGACGACTTCGAAAGCGCTGACGAGGAATTGGACAACCTTTCGGCGCCAGCTAAGCGCGTTTCTCCACGTAGAGCCCGGGCCGTCGTCGACTCGGATTCGGACGACACGGACTGGACCTCCTCAAAGATTGACCCCTCCTACGGAACCCTGGGCACATCTGACACCAAGAGAAAACGCGCCTCTCCAACCTTCCCAAAACACAAACCAAGCTCTATTCAAGTCAGCTTGAAGAACCTAGAGAGCGAGGGTAAGTCTGACGACACCGTTGACCCGAAACCAGCTCTTAGCCAACCGCCGGCGGTATCGCAAGCTGGGAAAGAAGCGCCGTCGGAATCGAATACGTCCCAAGATTTGTCGGTACCTGATGAGAAGAAGCCAGAGCCTTCGAATGAAACTGGAAAATCAGACGGTTCTGTACTACCGCCAAAAACTAAGGATGAACGTCAAGCCACTTCTGAGTTGTCGACAACTGCCAGCGGGAAGGATGAGGTAGAAAAACCAGTCACAGAAACCGTCAGCAGACCGAAAAGGGAGAGACAGCAGAGACAGCAAAAGCAACGGGAGCCTAGGTCTCTCGGGGAAAAGAAACTGGGGTCTAAGATCACCTCAGAAGATGCAAAGCCCAGAAAAGTTGAAGGGGCGGTAAAGTCTCCTATAGTCGAAAAATGCTGGGAAGAATTGGATGATATTTTGTCAAAACCCCGACCCGACATTGAACAGAGAAAGTCCAAGTGGGACAGCAGTTGGGACGATCCAACGAAACCGAAGGGCGCAGATGAAGAGATAGAAGAGAATATTGAGGTTCCGGAAGAGttgaaatcgaataaaaagttCAAAGAGGTGTTTAAGTCCGACGGCTGGGGAGATATGGATGAGGATGTAGAAATCCCTGATGAAATGTCAGAGGAAAAGATTCTCCCTGTATTAGACAAGCTATCCTTAGCTGGCGAAGAACAGAACAAAAATGCCGGTTGGGGATGGGGTGGATGGGGCGTCAGTTCATTGATAAACACGGCGTCGGCCGGAGTCACTAGCCTAACGAACCATGTGAGTCACGGATTGACGATGCTGGAAGAAAGCATCGGCGTTCCAGACCCTGAAGAATTGGCAAAAACTGAAGAGAGCGAGACCGAAGGTAGCAAGACCGAAGGTGTTGCCGACG AAAGAAGTCAACTGGAAAAAGAGCCGTCTGATACACAATCTCAATCATCATTTGGTTTTGGTAATCTGATGTCCGGTGTTTCTTCTATAACAAAACTTGTCGAATCGACAAGTAACAAAGTAATTGCTGGAGGTTTGGACACGCTGGAAACAATTGGTAAGAAGACAATGGAAGTATTACAAGATGGAGATCCCGGACTCAAGAAGAAAAGAGCTTTCTTCACGCAAGACAGTGACAAGCCTATATTATCACAAATGCTTAGGGAAGCTAAGGACAAAGCagaaacagaagagaaaactttagaagaaaaacaattggCTAGAAAAGTACACTTTGAAAGTCTCTTCGATGACTATCAGGGACTTGTACATTTGGAAGCACTAGAAATGCTGTCTAAACAATGTGATATCAAGATACAGCAGCACATGATCAATTTAAATGCCGACGAGTTGTGCTCTGTTCAAGAGACCTTAGATGAGGTAAAGGAACTGTGTGATTTGGGAGACGACGACGGAGATGATGTACACGAGACTGATCTTCAGGAAAGATTGAAGGGAGCTTGTAAAGACCTTGGAGTGACTATGACTTACGATAAACTTATTGAC ACTTGGGAACAAACAAGGGCCTACCTTTCAACTGTGATTTCTACAGAGTCAGTGCCTGCTGATAGAGAAGTGTTTCAACGTGCCATTTCGACTCTTGCTCAATTCACAGCACTTTCTGTAGAAAGATTTCACAAAACGGCAGAATTACTTCTTGTCAAGGAAAGACGTAGCACTGTAAACGAAGCCGACGCTTTGGTTCAGCTCACCAACATTTTAGCAGGTGAAGTTGGAGTCATTGCTAACCTGTTTGCAGACAAGCTGAATGAGCGTGTTAAACATTCAGACAAACCAGACGCCACAAATGCTAATATCACCACGATTTTCCTCGAG GCAGCAAATGCAAGCTCATACATTCAAGATGCCTTCAAATTGTTGATTCCAGTTCTCCAAGTTGGAGCTACATAG
- the LOC124184579 gene encoding nuclear pore complex protein Nup58-like isoform X4 has product MSKFGFGTPATGTTTTTFGFGNQKPAPAFSTVTPSFAATSAATGGLSFSTAISGTSTTPNFGFGSTAGTSTTSQASRPFGSGGTAITSVSSGLFSTPIVSAAPTGGLSFGTPAATTGLNFGTSVGTQPTNTLNFGTTTTTGSSLFGAAPVGGLFGAKPVNSAALTATTNIQGLGGVDVSANKLGLTQGSSSPTAAKENLIPNELTQTIENFKIFIKTQKSFTSDIARGSVRPLNRCAEDTASLMELLTTLAGSVQRDRSLADKLKQDTAKALQNAEIAQRTHDTPAGLQYENNAPLLFFMELADTFEQDLLLFRSQIESTEKHIHTMVTPKTLTPQELTMAMSKLHESLIAVAGKLQGVHAKVQHQKEQYLNLRKYVLKDSSNVFEDSKLNEKMSRISSGKINSGPTPFGPGNKSFLSSTNLNTSRPPNYGTANPLGK; this is encoded by the exons ATGTCGAAATTTGGGTTTGGCACTCCTGCTACCGGAACCACGACAACAACCTTTGGATTTGGTAATCAAAA ACCAGCTCCAGCGTTTTCAACAGTCACACCGTCGTTCGCAGCGACGTCAGCTGCAACTGGTGGCTTATCCTTTAGTACAGCCATATCTGGAACATCAACGACTCCGAACTTTGGATTCGGTAGCACAGCCGGTACTTCGACCACTTCGCAAGCCTCAAGGCCTTTCGGCTCTGGAGGAACAGCCATAACAAGTGTATCTTCaggtttattttcaactcCGATTGTCTCGGCAGCCCCGACTGGCGGTCTCAGTTTTGGTACACCCGCTGCTACGACAGGACTGAATTTTGGTACTAGTGTCGGCACTCAACCTACCAACACTTTAAACTTTGGTACCACTACAACCACAGGTT CATCTCTTTTTGGTGCTGCACCTGTCGGGGGTTTGTTTGGTGCCAAACCTGTGAATTCAGCCGCCCTAACGGCAACTACTAATATCCAGGGCCTTGGTGGTGTTGATGTTTCTGCTAACAAACTAGGTTTAACTCAAGGAAGTAGTAGCCCAACAGCAGCTAAGGAAAACCTCATACCCAATGAACTTACACAGACTATTGAAAACTTCAA AATATTTATCAAGACCCAGAAGTCATTCACTTCGGACATAGCTCGGGGTTCCGTTAGACCTTTAAATCGCTGCGCCGAAGACACAGCGTCGTTGATGGAACTCCTAACAACTCTCGCTGGTTCGGTACAGCGAGATCGTTCCTTGGCAGACAAATTGAAACAGGACACAGCAAAAGCTTTACAAAATGCAGAAATTGCACAACGAACACACGATACACCAGCAGGACTGCAATATGAGAACAATGCGCCATTGCTGTTCTTTATGGAACTTGCCGATACTTTTGAACAGGATTTATTATTGTTCAGATCTCAGATAGAATCCACTGAAAAACATATACATACCATGGTGACACCAAAGACGTTAACTCCACAGG AACTAACAATGGCGATGAGCAAGCTTCACGAATCATTAATAGCAGTCGCGGGAAAGTTGCAAGGTGTACATGCTAAAGTTCAACATCAAAAAGAACAATATCTCAATTTGAGGAAATACGTTTTAAAAGATAGTTCTAACGTATTTGAAGACAGCAAgttaaacgaaaaaatgaGCAGGATCAGCTCTGGAAAAATCAACAGTGGTCCTACTCCATTTGGTCCAG gaaacaaaagttttttatCCTCAACAAACCTAAATACCAGCAGACCACCAAACTATGGAACAGCGAACCCTTTAGGTAAATAG